In Halovulum dunhuangense, one genomic interval encodes:
- a CDS encoding DUF1194 domain-containing protein, with protein sequence MRWFAALLVSLTAGLPAAAQERLAVDLELVLAVDVSRSMDEDELILQREGYASALEHPAVSSALTMGREGRAAILFMEWGGPGAHRVLVDWTVIDSPESAAAIASTLRFAPVRSLRGTSISSALERAALEIDSNAFDGTRRVVDVSGDGPNNAGRPVAEVRDELAAAGIEINGLPFMFKRPDGVYSIPDLDLYYEDCVIAGDSAFVIPIYELERLVVSIRQKLVLEVSGLRPPTERLRPASLSDCLMGEKRRRMYDAP encoded by the coding sequence ATGCGCTGGTTCGCTGCCCTTCTCGTATCCCTCACCGCTGGCCTTCCAGCCGCAGCGCAAGAGCGTCTGGCGGTCGATCTGGAACTCGTTCTGGCGGTGGATGTCTCCCGCTCGATGGACGAGGATGAACTGATCCTTCAGCGCGAGGGCTATGCCTCTGCGCTGGAGCATCCGGCGGTATCCTCGGCCCTGACCATGGGGCGCGAAGGGCGCGCCGCCATCCTGTTCATGGAATGGGGCGGGCCGGGCGCCCACCGGGTGCTGGTGGACTGGACCGTGATCGACAGCCCGGAATCGGCCGCCGCCATTGCCTCGACCCTGCGCTTCGCGCCGGTCCGGTCGCTGCGCGGGACCAGCATCTCTTCGGCGCTGGAGCGCGCGGCGCTCGAGATCGACTCGAACGCGTTCGACGGGACGCGGCGGGTGGTCGACGTTTCTGGCGACGGGCCGAACAATGCCGGCCGCCCGGTCGCCGAGGTGCGTGACGAGCTGGCCGCCGCCGGGATCGAGATCAACGGCCTGCCCTTCATGTTCAAGCGCCCGGACGGAGTCTATTCCATCCCGGACCTCGATCTCTATTACGAGGACTGCGTGATCGCCGGCGACAGTGCCTTCGTGATCCCGATCTATGAGCTTGAACGGCTGGTCGTCTCGATCCGGCAGAAGCTCGTACTGGAAGTCTCGGGCCTGCGCCCTCCGACCGAAAGGCTGCGCCCGGCCTCGCTCAGCGACTGCCTGATGGGAGAGAAGCGCCGGCGCATGTATGACGCGCCCTGA
- a CDS encoding helix-turn-helix transcriptional regulator → MDFLDRLEATNSLEGIQALVTGLRDTLGIEHAIYHVVGDTGREYGALTYDQGWVEHYIRNRYYRIDPVVKAAFAATGPVDWRNLDWSGAPARRLIGEAVEGGIGKQGHSVPIRGAHGQFALFSVTSYDSEDRWTRFGQENLRGLVLAAHFIHQRAHELQGASGALPDIALAPRERDVLTHLSLGRSRGEAAEKLGISEHTLRAYLDSARIKLGAMNSIHAIAVAVSRGLVIP, encoded by the coding sequence ATGGACTTTCTGGACCGGCTCGAAGCCACGAATTCCCTTGAGGGGATCCAGGCGCTTGTCACCGGCCTGCGCGACACGCTGGGGATCGAGCACGCGATCTATCACGTCGTCGGCGATACGGGGCGCGAATACGGGGCGCTGACCTACGACCAGGGCTGGGTCGAACACTACATCCGCAACCGGTATTACCGCATCGATCCCGTGGTAAAGGCCGCCTTCGCCGCGACCGGTCCCGTGGACTGGCGCAACCTTGACTGGAGCGGCGCCCCCGCGCGACGCCTGATCGGCGAGGCGGTGGAGGGCGGTATCGGGAAACAGGGCCATTCCGTGCCCATTCGCGGTGCCCATGGCCAGTTCGCGCTGTTTTCCGTCACCAGCTACGACAGCGAGGATCGCTGGACCCGTTTCGGGCAAGAAAACCTTCGCGGACTGGTTCTGGCGGCGCATTTCATCCATCAGCGCGCCCACGAGCTGCAAGGCGCATCCGGCGCGTTGCCCGACATCGCCCTCGCCCCGCGGGAACGCGACGTGCTGACCCATCTTTCGCTTGGACGTTCGCGCGGCGAGGCGGCCGAGAAGCTGGGAATATCCGAGCATACCTTGCGCGCCTATCTGGACAGCGCGCGGATCAAGCTTGGCGCCATGAACTCGATCCACGCCATCGCGGTCGCGGTCTCGCGCGGGCTGGTCATCCCCTGA
- a CDS encoding sulfite exporter TauE/SafE family protein: protein MQIYLPIAEVSVNAFLLLGLGGMVGVMSGMFGVGGGFILTPLLFFIGIPPAVAVATQANQIVASSFSGVLAHFQRRTVDLKMGTVLLVGGLLGSAIGVRIFTWMKALGQVELFVTLCYVVLLGTVGTLMFFESLNAIRRAREPLAKPRPRKHHSWVHGLPFKMRFRQSQLYISAIPVLLIGATVGVLAAVMGVGGGFIMIPAMIYILGMPTKVVIGTSLFQIIFVTGFTTLLHALETQTVDAILALLLIIGGVIGAQIGTRLGMRLRAEQLRILLAILVLVVCAKLAYDLIATPRELYSLGSATS from the coding sequence ATGCAAATCTATCTGCCCATAGCCGAGGTCTCCGTGAACGCGTTCCTGCTTCTCGGACTTGGCGGGATGGTGGGCGTGATGTCGGGCATGTTCGGCGTCGGTGGCGGCTTCATCCTGACGCCGCTTCTGTTCTTCATCGGCATCCCGCCGGCGGTAGCGGTCGCCACGCAGGCGAACCAGATCGTCGCGTCGTCCTTCTCGGGCGTGCTGGCGCATTTCCAGCGCCGGACCGTCGATCTGAAGATGGGGACCGTGCTTCTTGTCGGGGGCCTGCTGGGGTCCGCCATAGGGGTGCGCATCTTCACCTGGATGAAGGCGCTGGGCCAGGTCGAGCTGTTCGTCACGCTTTGCTACGTCGTGCTGCTGGGCACCGTCGGCACGCTGATGTTCTTCGAAAGCCTGAACGCCATCCGCCGCGCGCGCGAGCCGCTGGCAAAGCCGCGCCCGCGCAAGCATCACAGCTGGGTGCACGGACTGCCCTTCAAGATGCGCTTCCGGCAAAGCCAGCTTTACATCTCGGCCATCCCGGTGCTGCTGATCGGCGCGACCGTGGGCGTGCTGGCCGCGGTCATGGGCGTGGGCGGCGGCTTCATCATGATCCCGGCGATGATCTACATCCTCGGCATGCCGACAAAGGTCGTGATCGGCACATCGCTGTTCCAGATCATCTTCGTCACCGGCTTCACGACGCTGCTGCACGCGCTGGAAACGCAGACCGTGGACGCGATCCTGGCGCTTCTTCTCATCATCGGGGGCGTTATCGGGGCACAGATCGGAACGCGGCTGGGGATGCGCCTGCGGGCAGAGCAGCTGCGCATCCTGCTGGCGATCCTGGTGCTCGTGGTCTGCGCCAAGCTGGCATACGACCTGATCGCAACCCCGCGCGAGCTGTACTCGCTGGGGAGTGCCACGTCTTGA
- a CDS encoding succinate dehydrogenase iron-sulfur subunit, which translates to MVELTLPKNSRITVGKTWPKPEGATNLRTFKIYRYDPDQGDNPRVDTYFVDMDSCGPMVLDALIKIKNEIDPTLTFRRSCREGICGSCAMNIDGINTLACIYGMDEIKGEVKIYPLPHMPVIKDLVPDLTHFYAQHASIMPWLETKTNRPAAEWRQSIEDRKKLDGLYECVMCASCSTACPSYWWNGDRYLGPAALLHAYRWIIDSRDEATGERLDQLEDPFKLYRCHTIMNCTRTCPKGLNPAKAIAEIKKMMVERRL; encoded by the coding sequence ATGGTAGAACTGACCCTTCCGAAGAACTCCCGCATCACCGTGGGCAAGACCTGGCCGAAGCCCGAGGGCGCGACCAACCTGCGGACCTTCAAGATCTACCGCTACGATCCGGATCAGGGCGACAACCCGCGCGTCGATACCTATTTCGTCGACATGGACAGCTGCGGGCCGATGGTCCTGGACGCGCTGATCAAGATCAAGAACGAGATCGACCCGACCCTGACCTTCCGGCGGTCCTGCCGCGAGGGGATCTGCGGGTCCTGCGCCATGAACATCGACGGGATCAACACGCTGGCCTGCATCTACGGCATGGACGAGATCAAGGGCGAGGTGAAGATCTATCCCTTGCCGCACATGCCCGTCATCAAGGACCTTGTCCCGGACCTGACGCATTTCTACGCCCAGCACGCCAGCATCATGCCGTGGCTGGAGACCAAGACCAACCGTCCCGCGGCCGAGTGGCGCCAGTCGATCGAGGACCGCAAGAAGCTGGACGGGCTTTACGAATGCGTCATGTGCGCGTCCTGTTCCACCGCCTGCCCCAGCTACTGGTGGAACGGCGACCGCTATCTTGGCCCGGCCGCGCTGCTGCATGCCTATCGCTGGATCATCGACAGCCGCGACGAGGCGACGGGCGAGCGGCTGGACCAGCTCGAGGATCCGTTCAAGCTGTATCGTTGCCACACGATCATGAACTGCACCCGGACCTGTCCGAAGGGGCTGAACCCGGCCAAGGCCATCGCCGAGATCAAGAAGATGATGGTCGAGCGGCGGCTCTGA
- a CDS encoding acyl-homoserine-lactone synthase: MIRFLYASQLALHPELARTMFRDRTAQFITRLGWDLNADSEGGERDAYDAMNPLYVILEDGAGRHAASMRVMPTLGRTMVNDHFSHLNNGIQIRAPFVWECTRFCLAPGNPTESRNRAGLLMLAGQELGLRLGLTRALGVYEAHMARIYRGIGWEPSQIGAEGEGRGRICLGIWPFGPDIRDRIAERAGLSPDIVAPWFDAAFPSGVAAIAA, translated from the coding sequence ATGATCCGCTTTCTCTACGCCTCGCAGCTTGCCCTTCACCCCGAACTTGCCCGCACCATGTTCCGCGACCGCACCGCGCAGTTCATCACCCGGCTGGGCTGGGATCTGAACGCCGACAGCGAAGGCGGAGAGCGGGATGCCTATGACGCGATGAACCCGCTCTATGTCATCCTGGAGGATGGCGCCGGGCGGCACGCGGCTTCCATGCGGGTCATGCCGACGCTGGGGCGCACCATGGTCAATGACCATTTCTCCCACCTCAATAATGGTATCCAGATCCGCGCGCCCTTTGTCTGGGAATGCACCCGCTTCTGTCTTGCGCCCGGCAATCCGACGGAAAGCCGCAACCGCGCCGGGCTGCTGATGCTGGCCGGGCAGGAGCTTGGCCTGCGCCTTGGCCTGACCCGCGCGCTGGGCGTCTACGAGGCGCACATGGCCCGCATCTATCGTGGCATCGGATGGGAGCCGTCGCAGATCGGCGCCGAAGGCGAGGGGCGGGGCCGCATCTGCCTTGGTATCTGGCCCTTCGGTCCCGATATCCGCGACCGCATCGCCGAACGCGCGGGCCTGTCCCCGGACATCGTGGCGCCGTGGTTCGACGCGGCCTTTCCGTCGGGCGTCGCCGCCATCGCCGCCTGA
- a CDS encoding ATP-dependent DNA helicase: MNVAALELSPDQVQAQDAIAAMLASAGVDLSEATLLPPQEGRKGTLAVLGKAGSGKTMLLAKLVTALSDAGVEVISGDYEGRRRRDRRTLAILAPTNKAASVLRQRGVQATTIHRILYTPVYDPEYEKIAIWLAEGGPRPEVEGLTPEALDRAKAFYEGIKSIPGALAAAGLRGSDFITGWKRRDEPLDIGFIDEASMLDDRQFDDLQEIFSTLILFGDPAQLAPVGQSGAMCFDALPAPRKLTLARIHRQAADNPILDLAHALSDPALDFPEFERRIEQAAARDDRVVLAPRVDAQMMARAPVLVWRNATRIRLIQAFRAAFDAPEDRLLPGEPLICDGIELPLKHRKKRLDLEARGLIKGAQVIFLGPGRRPGFSRLHVMGAEEPQVNAATIIKIEKPDEEEPFIPSAATMGAAFIHGAACTIHKAQGSQWPEVQVFAPDLYAAARAGRSEAGIPLWKRLAYVAITRAETRLHWVTRYMLGRPGGPLSTDDLRDIAPAPLTLEAE, from the coding sequence ATGAACGTCGCCGCGCTAGAACTCTCCCCCGATCAGGTCCAGGCCCAGGATGCGATTGCCGCCATGCTGGCCTCGGCCGGCGTGGACCTGTCGGAGGCGACGCTTCTGCCCCCGCAGGAGGGGCGCAAGGGCACGCTTGCCGTGCTGGGCAAGGCGGGATCGGGCAAGACCATGCTGCTGGCGAAGCTGGTCACTGCGCTTTCCGATGCCGGGGTGGAAGTGATCTCGGGCGATTACGAGGGGCGCCGCAGGCGCGACCGTCGCACGCTTGCGATCCTTGCCCCCACGAACAAGGCGGCATCGGTGCTGCGTCAACGGGGCGTGCAGGCCACCACGATCCACCGCATCCTCTATACCCCGGTCTATGACCCGGAATACGAAAAGATCGCCATATGGCTGGCCGAGGGCGGGCCCAGGCCCGAAGTCGAGGGGCTGACGCCCGAGGCGCTGGATCGGGCCAAGGCGTTTTACGAGGGGATCAAGTCGATCCCCGGCGCGCTGGCGGCGGCCGGGTTGCGCGGATCGGATTTCATCACCGGCTGGAAGCGGCGCGACGAGCCGCTGGATATCGGCTTCATCGACGAGGCCTCGATGCTGGACGACCGGCAGTTCGACGATCTCCAGGAGATCTTTTCCACCCTCATCCTGTTCGGCGACCCTGCCCAGCTTGCCCCCGTGGGCCAGTCGGGCGCCATGTGCTTCGATGCGCTGCCTGCACCGCGCAAGCTGACACTCGCGCGGATCCACCGGCAGGCGGCGGACAACCCGATCCTGGATCTGGCCCATGCGCTGAGCGACCCGGCGCTGGACTTTCCGGAATTCGAACGGCGGATCGAGCAGGCCGCCGCCCGCGACGACCGCGTCGTGCTGGCCCCGCGGGTCGATGCGCAGATGATGGCCCGCGCGCCGGTGCTGGTCTGGCGCAACGCGACGCGCATCCGCCTGATCCAGGCATTTCGCGCCGCCTTCGATGCGCCCGAGGACCGGCTTCTGCCCGGTGAGCCGCTGATCTGCGACGGGATCGAGCTGCCGCTCAAGCACCGCAAGAAGCGCCTCGACCTGGAGGCGCGGGGCCTTATCAAGGGGGCGCAGGTGATCTTTCTCGGCCCGGGCCGGCGGCCCGGCTTTTCGCGGCTGCACGTGATGGGTGCCGAAGAGCCGCAGGTCAACGCCGCCACGATCATCAAGATCGAGAAGCCGGACGAGGAAGAGCCCTTCATCCCATCGGCCGCGACCATGGGGGCGGCCTTCATCCACGGGGCGGCCTGTACCATCCACAAGGCGCAGGGCTCGCAATGGCCCGAGGTACAGGTCTTTGCCCCCGATCTTTACGCCGCCGCCCGCGCGGGCCGGTCCGAGGCCGGCATCCCCCTGTGGAAGCGGCTTGCCTATGTCGCCATCACCCGCGCCGAGACGCGGCTGCACTGGGTCACCCGCTACATGCTGGGCCGCCCGGGCGGACCGCTTTCGACCGACGACCTGCGCGACATCGCCCCCGCGCCCCTGACGCTCGAGGCGGAGTGA
- a CDS encoding methylmalonyl-CoA mutase family protein, protein MAAHQKDKPWIFRTYAGHSTAAASNALYRGNLAKGQTGLSVAFDLPTQTGYDSDHPLAQGEVGKVGVPICHLGDMETLFDAIPLERMNTSMTINATAPWLLALYIAAAERQGGDIATLQGTVQNDIIKEYLSRGTHIFPPAPSLKLIGDVAEYCYRAVPKWNPMNVCSYHLQEAGATPEQELAYALATACAVLDQVRGQVPAEDFPQVVGRISFFVNAGIRFVTEMCKMRAFVDLWDEICRDRYGVKDPKLRRFRYGVQVNSLGLTEQQPENNVPRILLEMLAVTLSKHARARAVQLPAWNEALGLPRPWDQQWSLRMQQILALETDLLEHDDLFDGNPAVEAKVAALKSAAREELAQIDGMGGAVAAIDYMKSALVASNATRLTRIERGETVVVGVNRYEQGEPSPLTAGQDGILRVDPGVEADQIARLRTWREGRDAHAVAQALRGLRAAALGGDNVMPASIAAAKAGVTTGEWAATLREVFGEYRAPTGVGEAVSNSAEGLEDTRAGVATHAARLGGQIRLLIGKPGLDGHSNGAEQIAVRARDVGMKVFYEGIRMTPTALVQAARTHEVHIIGLSILSGSHLPLAEAFMAQLHAAGLGHVPVIAGGIIPAEDAVRLRELGISRIYTPKDFDLNAIMADIARLAAGADLAAAE, encoded by the coding sequence ATGGCCGCGCACCAGAAGGACAAGCCCTGGATCTTCCGGACCTATGCCGGGCACTCGACCGCGGCGGCCTCGAACGCGCTCTACCGGGGCAATCTTGCCAAGGGACAGACCGGCCTGTCGGTGGCCTTCGACCTGCCGACCCAGACCGGCTATGACAGCGACCACCCCCTTGCCCAGGGAGAGGTGGGCAAGGTCGGCGTCCCGATCTGCCATCTGGGCGACATGGAGACGCTGTTCGACGCGATCCCGCTCGAGCGGATGAACACCTCGATGACGATCAACGCCACCGCGCCGTGGCTGCTTGCGCTCTATATCGCGGCGGCCGAACGGCAGGGGGGCGACATCGCGACGCTGCAAGGAACGGTGCAGAACGACATCATCAAGGAATATCTCAGCCGCGGCACCCATATCTTCCCACCCGCGCCCAGCCTGAAGCTGATCGGCGACGTGGCCGAATACTGCTACCGCGCGGTGCCGAAATGGAACCCGATGAATGTCTGCTCCTACCACCTGCAAGAGGCGGGGGCGACGCCCGAACAGGAACTGGCCTATGCGCTGGCCACCGCCTGCGCGGTGCTGGACCAGGTGCGGGGCCAGGTGCCGGCCGAGGATTTCCCGCAGGTCGTGGGCCGTATCAGCTTTTTCGTGAATGCCGGCATCCGCTTCGTCACCGAGATGTGCAAGATGCGCGCCTTCGTCGATCTGTGGGACGAGATCTGCCGGGATCGCTACGGGGTTAAGGATCCGAAGCTGCGCCGCTTCCGTTACGGCGTGCAGGTCAACTCGCTCGGCCTGACCGAACAGCAGCCCGAGAACAACGTGCCGCGCATCCTGCTGGAAATGCTGGCCGTCACGCTGTCGAAACATGCCCGCGCCCGGGCGGTGCAATTGCCCGCCTGGAACGAGGCGCTGGGCCTGCCCCGCCCGTGGGACCAGCAATGGTCGCTTCGGATGCAGCAGATCCTGGCGCTGGAAACGGATCTTCTGGAACATGATGACCTGTTCGACGGCAACCCGGCGGTCGAGGCAAAGGTCGCCGCGCTGAAGTCCGCCGCGCGCGAGGAACTTGCCCAGATCGACGGGATGGGCGGCGCGGTCGCGGCCATCGACTACATGAAATCCGCCCTCGTCGCCTCGAACGCCACCCGCCTGACGCGCATCGAACGCGGAGAGACGGTCGTTGTCGGCGTGAACCGCTACGAGCAGGGCGAGCCAAGCCCCCTGACCGCGGGGCAGGACGGCATCCTGCGCGTCGATCCCGGTGTCGAGGCGGACCAGATCGCCCGGCTCCGGACCTGGCGCGAAGGCCGCGACGCCCATGCCGTGGCCCAGGCGCTGCGCGGCTTGCGTGCGGCGGCCCTTGGGGGGGACAACGTCATGCCCGCCTCGATCGCCGCCGCGAAGGCGGGGGTGACGACCGGCGAATGGGCCGCCACCCTGCGCGAGGTGTTCGGCGAGTATCGCGCGCCGACCGGGGTGGGCGAGGCGGTCTCGAACTCGGCCGAGGGGCTGGAGGACACACGCGCGGGCGTTGCCACCCACGCGGCACGGCTGGGCGGACAGATCCGGCTTCTGATCGGCAAGCCCGGTCTCGACGGCCATTCGAACGGCGCCGAACAGATCGCCGTGCGCGCCCGCGATGTCGGCATGAAGGTGTTCTACGAAGGTATCCGCATGACCCCGACAGCCCTTGTCCAGGCCGCGCGCACGCACGAGGTCCACATCATCGGCCTGTCGATCCTGTCGGGCTCTCACCTGCCCCTGGCCGAGGCGTTCATGGCCCAGCTGCATGCCGCGGGGCTGGGCCATGTGCCGGTCATCGCGGGCGGCATCATACCCGCCGAAGACGCGGTGCGGCTGCGGGAACTGGGGATCTCGCGCATCTACACGCCCAAGGATTTCGACCTGAACGCGATCATGGCGGATATCGCCCGGCTGGCCGCGGGCGCGGATCTGGCGGCCGCCGAATAG
- a CDS encoding TIGR02186 family protein, with amino-acid sequence MRRWLAAMALWALPCAAPAQDGLEQVIGALSQNRVAITANFDGSEIFVYGAVKRDAPVPRTAEPLEVVITVKGPSRPVVVRRKERVFGIWMNTDTVTVDEAPSFYAIASTGPLEEVMSETERLRHRIGFDQSVRTIGASAEVEDPDNFTEAVVRIRRDNGLYAQEDGAVNLREETLFSTSFALPANLVEGEYETRMFLLRDRQVVNLSEAAITVRKEGLERWIYVTAHERPLFYGVLSLAVALFAGWAASAGFRLLRR; translated from the coding sequence TTGAGGCGTTGGCTTGCCGCCATGGCGCTGTGGGCCCTGCCCTGCGCGGCCCCGGCGCAGGACGGGCTGGAGCAGGTGATCGGTGCGCTGAGCCAGAACCGGGTGGCGATCACCGCGAATTTCGACGGCTCGGAGATCTTCGTCTATGGCGCGGTAAAGCGCGACGCGCCGGTCCCCCGGACGGCCGAGCCGCTCGAGGTGGTCATCACCGTCAAGGGCCCCAGCCGTCCCGTCGTCGTCCGCCGCAAGGAGCGCGTCTTCGGCATCTGGATGAACACCGACACCGTCACCGTCGACGAGGCGCCCAGCTTCTATGCCATCGCCTCGACCGGGCCGCTGGAAGAGGTGATGAGCGAGACGGAACGCCTGCGGCACAGGATCGGCTTCGACCAGTCCGTGCGCACCATCGGCGCCAGCGCCGAAGTCGAGGATCCGGACAACTTCACCGAAGCGGTGGTGCGCATCCGTCGCGACAACGGGCTCTACGCGCAGGAAGACGGCGCCGTGAACCTGCGCGAGGAGACGCTGTTCTCCACCAGCTTCGCCTTGCCGGCAAACCTTGTCGAAGGGGAATACGAAACCCGGATGTTCCTTCTGCGCGATCGTCAGGTGGTGAACCTGTCAGAGGCTGCGATCACCGTGCGCAAGGAAGGGCTGGAGCGCTGGATCTATGTCACCGCCCATGAACGCCCGTTGTTCTATGGCGTCCTGTCGCTGGCGGTGGCGCTGTTCGCGGGGTGGGCGGCGTCGGCCGGGTTCAGGCTGCTGCGCAGGTAG
- the ccrA gene encoding crotonyl-CoA carboxylase/reductase, with protein sequence MLDSDPQTLPPPDGKTLFAVGQIPPLGHLPERMFAWTIRRERHGEPDKSFQVEVVDTPKPDSNEVVVLVMAAGVNYNGVWAGLGVPISPFDVHGAEFHIAGSDASGIVWAVGDKVRRWKVGDEVVIHCNQDDGDDEHCNGGDPMYSPSQRIWGYETPDGSFAQFTCVQSQQLMPRPRHLSWEEAACYTLTLATAYRMLFGHTPHELRPGQNVLVWGASGGLGSYAIQLITTAGANAIGVISDESKRDFVLSLGAKGVINRRDFDCWGQMPTVNSPEYKAWFAEARKFGKAIWDITGKGVNVDMVFEHPGEATFPVSTFVVKKGGMVVICAGTSGYNLTLDARYLWMHQKRVQGSHFANLKQASAANQLMIERRLDPCLSDVFPWDQIPEAHMMMLRNAHRPGNMAVLVGAPRAGLRTVEDARDAAVRP encoded by the coding sequence ATGCTCGACAGCGATCCCCAGACCCTGCCCCCGCCTGACGGCAAGACGCTGTTCGCCGTGGGCCAGATCCCGCCGCTGGGGCACCTGCCCGAACGGATGTTCGCCTGGACCATCCGCCGCGAGCGCCACGGAGAACCGGACAAGTCCTTCCAGGTCGAGGTGGTGGACACGCCGAAGCCCGACAGCAACGAGGTCGTCGTCCTCGTGATGGCGGCTGGCGTGAACTACAACGGCGTCTGGGCCGGGCTGGGGGTGCCGATCTCTCCCTTCGACGTGCACGGGGCCGAGTTCCACATCGCCGGGTCCGACGCCTCTGGCATCGTCTGGGCCGTGGGCGACAAGGTCCGCCGCTGGAAGGTCGGCGACGAGGTGGTGATCCACTGCAACCAGGACGACGGCGACGACGAGCACTGCAACGGCGGCGATCCGATGTATTCGCCCAGCCAGCGGATCTGGGGCTACGAGACGCCCGACGGCAGCTTTGCCCAGTTCACCTGCGTCCAGTCCCAGCAGCTGATGCCGCGCCCCAGGCACCTGAGCTGGGAAGAGGCGGCGTGCTATACGCTGACGCTGGCGACCGCCTATCGCATGCTGTTCGGCCATACCCCGCACGAACTGCGCCCGGGCCAGAACGTGCTGGTGTGGGGCGCTTCCGGCGGACTCGGCTCCTATGCCATCCAGCTGATCACGACCGCCGGGGCCAACGCGATCGGGGTGATATCGGACGAGAGCAAGCGCGATTTCGTCCTGTCGCTGGGCGCAAAGGGCGTCATCAACCGCAGGGATTTCGACTGCTGGGGCCAGATGCCGACCGTCAACAGCCCCGAATACAAGGCCTGGTTCGCCGAGGCGCGCAAGTTCGGCAAGGCGATCTGGGACATCACCGGCAAGGGCGTGAACGTGGACATGGTGTTCGAGCATCCCGGCGAGGCGACCTTTCCGGTGTCGACCTTCGTGGTGAAGAAGGGCGGCATGGTGGTGATCTGCGCCGGTACCTCGGGCTACAACCTGACGCTGGACGCGCGCTACCTGTGGATGCACCAGAAGCGCGTGCAGGGCAGCCATTTCGCCAATCTCAAGCAGGCATCGGCGGCCAACCAGCTGATGATCGAGCGCCGGCTCGATCCCTGCCTGTCGGACGTCTTTCCCTGGGACCAGATCCCCGAGGCGCACATGATGATGCTGCGCAACGCCCACAGGCCCGGAAACATGGCGGTGCTGGTCGGCGCGCCGCGCGCCGGTCTGCGCACCGTCGAGGACGCGCGCGACGCGGCGGTCCGCCCCTGA